From a region of the Prevotella melaninogenica genome:
- a CDS encoding DUF4376 domain-containing protein: MKQYKNENDTYNGVYIEVGGVRIINPTEETLKANGYEQVETETAEQLLQDAKDRKLAELDVFNQSSDVNDFTFKGMHTWLTPSERASYNVSIDAAEALGETTITFAIAGQPLTIDIPTAKIVLAKIQRYADATFMVTVKHKAAIAALSSIEEVSAYDFTKGYPEKLQL; the protein is encoded by the coding sequence ATGAAACAATACAAAAATGAAAACGACACCTACAACGGTGTTTATATCGAGGTAGGCGGGGTTAGAATAATCAACCCAACAGAAGAAACGCTCAAGGCAAACGGCTATGAGCAGGTAGAAACAGAAACGGCAGAGCAACTCCTGCAAGATGCGAAAGACAGAAAACTTGCAGAACTTGACGTGTTCAATCAGTCATCAGATGTAAACGATTTCACGTTTAAAGGTATGCACACGTGGTTAACACCTTCAGAACGTGCAAGCTATAATGTGAGTATTGACGCTGCGGAAGCACTTGGCGAAACGACTATCACCTTTGCCATTGCAGGACAACCTCTGACGATTGATATTCCAACGGCAAAGATTGTCCTTGCAAAGATTCAACGTTATGCGGATGCAACTTTCATGGTGACGGTCAAACATAAGGCAGCTATTGCAGCTTTGTCCTCAATAGAAGAAGTGAGTGCATACGACTTCACGAAAGGTTATCCCGAAAAACTACAGTTATGA
- a CDS encoding SH3 beta-barrel fold-containing protein: protein MSTTLKNTMREVMNLAWQFVRKNGYTLSEALKCAWVNIKLKAALSKRIVKFYFQKVDGTLREAYGTLMSDRIPATKGTKKTADTCQVYFDCEKDEWRCFKKANLVRIA from the coding sequence ATGAGTACTACATTAAAGAACACTATGAGAGAGGTAATGAATCTTGCTTGGCAGTTCGTACGCAAGAATGGTTATACATTATCAGAAGCGTTAAAGTGCGCTTGGGTTAATATCAAGCTAAAAGCAGCCCTTAGCAAGCGAATAGTTAAGTTCTACTTTCAGAAAGTAGACGGCACTCTGAGAGAGGCTTACGGCACTCTTATGAGTGACAGAATACCTGCGACAAAGGGTACAAAGAAAACAGCAGACACTTGTCAAGTGTACTTTGATTGCGAAAAAGACGAGTGGCGTTGTTTCAAAAAAGCAAACTTAGTTAGAATAGCATAA
- a CDS encoding head fiber protein produces the protein MAAGIKLESMPPIEREVCDEKSLYRLTDGGMDLDMSNLPNKGWLPELTPIYRDKVERKAVVCIRVKVVEKATTGATTIKIAKCPFADFINADTLLSDGANVITVKSVDTSNEDYDTITTKEATKADLEVGKVLPEAKSASDAKAKNVANFASFGWRNLAKENTVALVGRAYSIIEDNLYIPFTEEDKAALTGRFMFI, from the coding sequence ATGGCAGCAGGAATTAAGCTTGAATCCATGCCTCCTATCGAAAGGGAGGTTTGTGACGAGAAGTCTCTATATCGCCTCACAGATGGTGGTATGGACTTAGACATGAGTAATCTCCCTAATAAGGGGTGGTTGCCCGAACTTACGCCTATCTATCGTGATAAGGTAGAGCGCAAGGCGGTAGTGTGTATTCGTGTCAAGGTGGTAGAAAAGGCTACCACGGGAGCAACTACCATCAAGATTGCTAAATGTCCTTTTGCGGACTTTATCAATGCGGACACGCTCCTTTCTGATGGAGCAAATGTCATCACTGTAAAGTCGGTGGACACTTCCAATGAGGATTACGATACAATTACCACCAAAGAAGCGACAAAGGCTGATTTGGAAGTTGGTAAGGTGCTTCCCGAGGCAAAGAGTGCATCTGACGCTAAGGCTAAGAATGTAGCTAACTTCGCGTCATTCGGTTGGCGCAACTTGGCGAAAGAGAATACCGTTGCATTGGTTGGTCGTGCATATTCAATCATCGAGGACAATCTTTATATTCCTTTCACAGAGGAAGATAAGGCGGCTCTCACAGGACGTTTCATGTTTATCTAA
- a CDS encoding helix-turn-helix domain-containing protein produces MNLKKVIKEHGWTLERLASEMKGKDGVKGVSQPSVSSIINGNPTFDKLQEIASIIGVSVSELVADEKDAPNTIICPHCGEKIVLEAKKVSNNAEK; encoded by the coding sequence ATGAATCTAAAAAAGGTAATTAAAGAACATGGATGGACGCTTGAACGTCTGGCATCTGAAATGAAAGGCAAGGATGGCGTAAAGGGCGTTTCTCAACCATCAGTATCGAGTATTATTAATGGGAACCCTACATTTGACAAATTGCAGGAGATAGCATCTATTATAGGTGTGTCGGTATCTGAACTCGTTGCAGACGAAAAGGACGCACCAAACACCATCATTTGCCCCCATTGTGGAGAAAAAATCGTATTAGAAGCAAAAAAGGTTTCTAATAATGCTGAAAAATAG
- a CDS encoding Panacea domain-containing protein produces MENYALAIANYFIDLAHSDGKPIRPLKLMKLVYIAHGYILALLDKPTDGAKLEEVEAWQYGPVFPSVYYSFKQYGSQPIDKKTTVFDFNKIGSGEDCVYTPSLECDDEKRVCEFVWRNYRNFKDSELVSKLHMDGTPWKECYKQGLNVVIPDKATKRYYTLVAQNISKRLNKQSQKDA; encoded by the coding sequence ATGGAGAATTATGCACTCGCTATAGCTAATTATTTTATTGATTTAGCGCATTCGGATGGTAAACCTATCCGTCCACTAAAGCTTATGAAGTTAGTCTATATTGCACACGGATACATACTTGCGTTACTTGATAAGCCAACTGATGGTGCAAAGTTGGAAGAAGTAGAAGCGTGGCAATATGGTCCAGTTTTCCCATCGGTATATTATTCTTTCAAGCAGTATGGCAGTCAACCGATAGATAAGAAAACAACCGTATTCGATTTCAATAAGATAGGAAGTGGTGAGGATTGTGTGTATACTCCTTCTTTGGAATGTGATGACGAAAAGAGGGTTTGTGAGTTTGTGTGGAGAAACTACCGTAACTTTAAAGATTCAGAACTCGTATCTAAGCTACACATGGACGGTACTCCGTGGAAAGAATGTTACAAGCAGGGGTTGAATGTAGTAATACCCGATAAGGCGACTAAAAGATACTACACACTTGTGGCTCAAAACATATCCAAACGGCTAAACAAACAATCACAGAAAGATGCTTAA
- a CDS encoding D-Ala-D-Ala carboxypeptidase family metallohydrolase gives MANFTIAEMVQSNTADRLKISNNPPASVRVHLTETITLLESIRAEWGKYCAKHSLENPAIRISSGYRSPELNKAVGGVRNSAHVEGYAADLQPVNGKQDDFERFFANDFSRMGYSFDQIIIERSKSSRWVHVGYKRADGKQRRQCFSLKV, from the coding sequence ATGGCAAATTTTACAATAGCGGAAATGGTACAATCCAATACCGCAGATAGATTAAAGATTAGCAACAACCCACCAGCAAGCGTAAGGGTGCATCTGACGGAAACGATTACGCTTTTAGAGAGTATTCGTGCAGAATGGGGGAAGTATTGTGCAAAACATTCACTTGAGAACCCTGCAATTCGCATTTCAAGCGGCTATCGGTCACCAGAACTCAATAAGGCAGTAGGTGGAGTAAGAAACTCTGCTCATGTCGAGGGTTACGCAGCCGACTTGCAACCTGTCAATGGTAAGCAGGATGATTTTGAACGCTTCTTTGCAAATGATTTTTCTCGGATGGGGTACTCATTCGACCAAATCATCATCGAGAGGTCTAAGTCCTCTCGTTGGGTGCATGTAGGATATAAGCGTGCTGATGGAAAGCAAAGAAGACAATGTTTCTCGTTAAAGGTTTAG
- a CDS encoding phage antirepressor KilAC domain-containing protein, producing the protein MHEDVALEFARWLSPAFAIWCNDRIKELLKYGMTATQPTLDEMVNNPDLVIRMATQLKQEREEKARLEAENKRIIEETAPAVTFTQAVSGSASSCLIGELAKLIDQNGYPMGEKRLFKWLRENGYLGTKGERYNIPNQRYIEQGLFELKKGTRSGNNGVMYTTITPKVTGKGQIYFVNKFKVA; encoded by the coding sequence ATGCACGAAGATGTAGCATTAGAGTTTGCACGTTGGCTTAGCCCTGCTTTTGCGATTTGGTGCAATGATAGAATAAAAGAACTGCTAAAGTATGGCATGACAGCCACACAGCCAACACTTGACGAAATGGTGAACAACCCTGACCTTGTTATCAGAATGGCAACACAACTGAAACAAGAAAGAGAGGAAAAGGCACGGCTTGAAGCTGAGAACAAAAGAATAATAGAAGAAACAGCCCCAGCAGTGACATTTACGCAAGCAGTCAGCGGTTCTGCATCTTCATGCTTGATTGGTGAACTTGCAAAGCTGATTGACCAAAACGGCTATCCTATGGGCGAAAAGCGACTTTTCAAGTGGTTACGTGAAAATGGGTATCTTGGCACAAAGGGCGAGAGATACAATATACCAAATCAACGCTACATTGAACAAGGTCTATTTGAATTGAAGAAAGGCACTCGTAGCGGTAACAATGGTGTAATGTACACGACAATAACTCCAAAGGTAACTGGTAAAGGGCAAATTTACTTTGTAAACAAATTCAAAGTAGCATAA
- a CDS encoding ASCH domain-containing protein — MKTLNLIIKQCFFDEIIKGTKKQEFREVKPTTIKRLVQLDKDGYEVEDENGNAIPIQYDALQLYVGYAKNRASALVEVKSAYCEIITDEKGEPIIYQYGTDEKGEPLVWVVEQVVYNLGKVLAYKPKG; from the coding sequence ATGAAGACATTAAACCTTATTATTAAGCAGTGTTTCTTTGACGAGATTATCAAAGGCACGAAAAAGCAAGAGTTTAGAGAGGTGAAGCCAACGACTATCAAGCGACTTGTACAGCTTGACAAAGACGGCTACGAAGTAGAAGATGAGAACGGCAATGCTATCCCTATTCAGTATGATGCCTTACAGCTTTATGTAGGCTATGCGAAAAATAGAGCATCAGCACTTGTTGAAGTAAAGTCTGCCTATTGTGAGATTATCACAGACGAAAAGGGCGAGCCTATCATATATCAATATGGTACAGATGAGAAAGGTGAGCCACTTGTATGGGTGGTAGAACAAGTAGTGTATAACTTAGGCAAAGTGCTTGCCTATAAACCAAAGGGATAA
- a CDS encoding DUF6706 family protein, whose protein sequence is MSIKEYISDKFQSFGIQVSEADLLDMSLNARVNIEDDVISDNIDSISVAIAHFIPSLLLRPTSINESGFSMSWNTQGVKDYYSLLCKKYGLKDELNDNKPKIRIL, encoded by the coding sequence ATGAGCATCAAGGAATACATATCAGACAAGTTTCAGTCTTTCGGCATACAAGTGTCGGAGGCTGACTTGTTGGATATGTCTCTCAATGCACGTGTGAATATAGAGGACGATGTGATAAGTGATAACATAGATTCTATTTCTGTTGCTATCGCTCATTTCATCCCATCTCTTTTGCTTCGTCCTACATCTATCAATGAGAGCGGTTTCTCTATGTCGTGGAACACTCAAGGCGTAAAGGATTATTACTCTCTCCTTTGTAAGAAGTACGGATTGAAGGACGAACTCAACGACAATAAACCGAAGATACGCATCTTATGA
- a CDS encoding tape measure protein: MAELKFRVQADYEKVQRLRDEITKLKQEIKGVDAIQDPTSFNKLNSKLQQTSKELGNVTGKIAEASAAMETDFKQKIFAASQGVNDFTEKIIAQKGVVRDVAADVKRLGEAYRESVKSSPLTSDGKLAEWKAAKNALDEEKAALFALTQEQATARLSVKKLRDEYALLRQEGGGTAETMNLLTGKLKQMSGMLIGGMGLKELAGKIVSVRAEFESMETSLKVLLGGNEERLSNIMGQIKEYALASPLNTKDMVGAVQMMTSFGIEAEKSIDYLKAIGDISMGDTGKFNSLALAFSQMSSAGKLMGQDLLQMINAGFSPLEEISRKTGKSIGELKNEMSKGAITSKMVQDAFISATSAGGKFYGMSSEGAKTLNGQISMLQESFDNMFNEIGSKGEGVVMSAVKAATYLVENYEQVGRVIVGLATAFGIYRTAVALATMTTNGYTIAETLAYTRMLLLEKATKLLNMTMLANPYVAAAAALGTLVGAIIATSDGLSNMERAQRDVNDAVSAAEKAQEEYNAATEQAISVASDDKSATEDRRKAMNLLISRYPSIIQKYIDEEGHLRNILQMKREIANIDGDRVVSGYQNKSKDADRAARAFKAIQKAKKDALLSGSGEGQYMRFLNKQQQEDATWAIGWYKKARDLKWYQPDGSTQDMLEYAQGQSAAYREKAKQQNATNHIPAFQDAIGKMNNKRLATVSNTLNKLKNSKSNIILPWKELEGASLSPKNIRELITYVNGIKESRKSQPLWVASKNTAKSEVLKARAHLESLKKSGKATVAQVEEAQKKLDKANESYKKLSGNSLDSEEKASAKSAKSAETASKKAQKERETAAKAAEKAAEQQNEANEKAFEIETKAKLENRRKAEDLANETEQAEINILKDGNEKKLRQIELNRKKEQEAIDRAFEDIKQQRIEQAKQKWEANPKNKGKNFYNSSEYSYASSNDRYTDTEYKNYDTKTKAAWHKYDEEIAKLKDAEIAYEDSLIKANESYFDKKTDLVKKYSKEVSDIYKAIAEAEKRGDKEKADALYRTLTEARANYGKEQMTLAFEQLKKDPNYVAAFDDLKGASTDTLNSLIGRFSEVKQAAGEALNPEGVKTYFDAINGMIDELISRDPIGMIKKLTDELIKQQDELKAAESRRDRVKGGEKIVKSIGYNKDLKKWVSEYWELADAEADVAAKGQQVAQTTHKIENAHKTLTKSIQGVADKMGELGGKIGGQTGEIFSLFGSVMTYYQTISDGVTAIGKAGSNAMKAIESASVILAIISAAIQLMQTLSSVLPNQDDLYEKAAQKQAEINKLRDSVNDYRLAVMKARHEESNWFSDSGLKGLQDAYEEHGQVAESYYKKLNEAQEKYIDKSSGLKKALVPIVAGVAAIGAVAAGVLTAGVGTVALGSLGSAIIGALSTSAVTATVATAAGAAVAGLAGAIVGKAIDSAVSSITYKNGQVAAKDNLRIQTQHKSFWRGQKTDDLKEWVKKQYGKDLFGEDGMIDKELANEVLKTYGHKLQGETKETLEKLVELREKYDEFNKSIHEYVSKMYSPLVSDMTDAVWSWLKDGKDALSEFKNSASKTFAEISKDMVKQLLLKNVFSKYEDKLSDLYKKYAMKSINESELGAASANLAGEIVDSMNTYLPVAQSLLKQLQEGFAAKGIDITKEGDSSQTATANGVTSITFEQASNIIALTTAGNISRDQIKDILTAKLSTMDASMRGVQMMAAEQKNIADELRTIQANSYLELQGIHDDTSAMNKTLKMLSSDVSDIKKKIKDNM, from the coding sequence ATGGCAGAATTGAAATTCCGTGTACAAGCGGACTATGAGAAAGTCCAGCGGTTACGAGACGAGATAACGAAGTTAAAGCAGGAGATTAAAGGTGTGGATGCTATTCAAGACCCTACATCCTTTAATAAGCTGAATAGTAAATTACAACAGACCTCTAAGGAATTAGGGAATGTCACTGGTAAGATTGCCGAAGCATCCGCTGCAATGGAAACAGACTTTAAGCAGAAGATATTTGCAGCTTCGCAGGGTGTCAATGATTTTACCGAGAAGATTATTGCACAGAAGGGAGTAGTTAGGGACGTTGCCGCAGATGTTAAGCGTTTGGGCGAGGCTTATCGTGAGTCTGTTAAGTCGTCTCCTTTGACATCTGATGGCAAACTTGCAGAGTGGAAAGCAGCCAAAAATGCTCTTGATGAGGAGAAAGCGGCATTATTTGCTCTCACACAAGAACAGGCAACGGCAAGGCTATCAGTAAAGAAACTCCGTGACGAATACGCATTGTTACGGCAGGAAGGTGGCGGAACAGCAGAAACCATGAACCTGCTTACTGGTAAACTCAAGCAGATGAGTGGTATGCTTATTGGCGGCATGGGACTAAAAGAACTTGCAGGTAAGATTGTATCTGTCAGAGCAGAGTTCGAGAGCATGGAAACGTCCCTTAAAGTCCTCTTAGGTGGCAATGAGGAACGTCTCAGTAATATCATGGGGCAAATTAAAGAATATGCCCTTGCTTCGCCTTTGAACACAAAGGATATGGTCGGTGCGGTGCAGATGATGACATCATTTGGTATCGAGGCGGAGAAGTCTATCGACTACCTAAAGGCTATCGGTGACATCTCTATGGGTGATACGGGTAAATTCAACTCCCTTGCACTTGCTTTCTCACAGATGAGTAGTGCAGGAAAATTGATGGGACAGGACCTCCTGCAAATGATCAATGCTGGATTCTCCCCACTCGAAGAGATTTCACGCAAGACGGGAAAGTCTATTGGTGAACTCAAAAACGAGATGTCTAAGGGTGCTATCACTTCAAAGATGGTGCAGGATGCCTTTATATCTGCAACATCAGCAGGAGGTAAGTTCTATGGTATGTCATCAGAGGGAGCAAAGACTCTCAATGGTCAGATTTCCATGCTTCAAGAGTCTTTTGATAATATGTTCAATGAGATAGGCTCTAAGGGCGAGGGTGTTGTTATGAGTGCCGTAAAGGCTGCAACGTACCTTGTCGAGAACTACGAGCAGGTAGGACGTGTTATAGTAGGTCTTGCTACAGCGTTTGGAATATATCGGACGGCTGTAGCCTTAGCAACAATGACAACAAATGGATATACCATTGCTGAAACGCTTGCATATACACGTATGCTATTGTTGGAAAAGGCTACAAAGTTGCTCAATATGACAATGCTCGCCAATCCTTATGTAGCAGCAGCCGCGGCTTTGGGAACTCTTGTTGGAGCAATCATAGCTACAAGTGATGGGCTAAGTAATATGGAACGTGCCCAAAGAGATGTGAATGACGCTGTATCAGCAGCAGAAAAAGCACAAGAAGAATATAATGCAGCCACAGAGCAAGCTATATCTGTGGCAAGTGATGATAAATCGGCTACAGAGGACAGAAGAAAGGCTATGAATCTTCTTATATCACGTTATCCTTCTATAATTCAGAAGTATATTGACGAAGAGGGACATTTGAGGAATATTCTTCAAATGAAGCGTGAAATTGCCAACATTGATGGAGATAGAGTCGTAAGTGGTTATCAGAATAAATCAAAAGATGCCGACAGGGCTGCACGAGCATTTAAGGCAATTCAGAAAGCAAAGAAAGACGCATTATTAAGTGGCTCTGGCGAGGGGCAATACATGCGATTCTTGAATAAACAACAACAAGAAGATGCGACATGGGCTATAGGGTGGTATAAGAAAGCACGTGACTTAAAATGGTATCAGCCAGATGGGTCGACTCAAGACATGTTGGAATATGCGCAAGGGCAGTCGGCTGCATATAGAGAAAAGGCAAAACAGCAAAATGCAACTAATCATATACCAGCATTCCAAGATGCTATTGGCAAAATGAATAATAAAAGGCTTGCCACTGTGTCAAATACACTTAATAAGTTAAAGAATAGCAAGTCTAATATTATTCTCCCATGGAAAGAACTTGAGGGAGCTTCCTTATCTCCGAAGAATATCAGAGAACTTATCACTTATGTAAATGGTATTAAGGAGTCAAGGAAATCTCAACCACTATGGGTTGCATCAAAGAATACAGCAAAATCAGAAGTCTTAAAAGCAAGGGCTCATCTGGAAAGCCTTAAAAAAAGCGGTAAGGCAACAGTTGCACAAGTAGAAGAGGCTCAAAAGAAACTTGATAAAGCTAACGAGAGTTACAAGAAGCTATCGGGGAATTCGTTAGATAGCGAGGAGAAAGCATCTGCTAAAAGTGCAAAGAGTGCCGAAACAGCATCTAAGAAAGCACAGAAAGAACGTGAAACAGCAGCAAAAGCCGCAGAGAAAGCAGCCGAGCAGCAGAACGAAGCCAACGAGAAAGCCTTTGAGATTGAAACAAAAGCGAAACTTGAGAATAGGCGAAAAGCGGAGGACTTGGCAAACGAAACCGAGCAGGCAGAGATAAACATCCTCAAAGACGGCAACGAGAAGAAACTCCGACAGATAGAACTCAACCGCAAGAAAGAGCAAGAGGCTATCGACAGAGCATTTGAGGACATCAAGCAGCAACGTATCGAGCAAGCTAAGCAAAAGTGGGAGGCAAACCCAAAGAATAAGGGAAAGAACTTCTACAACAGCTCCGAGTACTCTTATGCTTCATCTAACGATCGCTATACAGATACAGAGTACAAGAACTATGATACGAAAACAAAGGCAGCATGGCATAAGTATGACGAGGAAATTGCTAAACTCAAAGATGCAGAAATAGCCTATGAAGATAGCCTTATCAAGGCTAATGAGTCTTATTTTGACAAGAAAACAGACCTTGTAAAGAAGTACTCCAAAGAGGTTTCTGATATATATAAGGCTATCGCAGAAGCAGAGAAACGTGGCGATAAGGAGAAAGCAGATGCATTATACCGTACTCTGACAGAGGCAAGGGCAAACTACGGCAAGGAGCAAATGACACTTGCCTTTGAGCAGTTAAAGAAAGACCCTAACTATGTAGCGGCTTTTGACGACTTGAAGGGGGCATCAACGGATACCCTAAACAGCCTTATCGGACGATTTAGCGAGGTTAAACAAGCAGCAGGAGAGGCTCTCAACCCCGAAGGAGTAAAGACATACTTCGATGCTATCAATGGAATGATTGATGAACTTATCAGCCGTGACCCTATCGGTATGATAAAGAAACTCACCGATGAACTTATAAAGCAGCAGGACGAGCTGAAAGCCGCTGAGAGCAGACGAGATAGAGTAAAAGGCGGAGAGAAGATTGTCAAGAGCATAGGCTACAATAAAGACCTTAAAAAGTGGGTATCTGAATATTGGGAATTAGCAGATGCAGAGGCGGACGTTGCTGCAAAAGGTCAGCAGGTAGCGCAAACCACCCATAAGATTGAGAACGCACACAAGACCCTTACAAAGTCTATTCAAGGCGTAGCTGACAAGATGGGCGAGTTAGGCGGTAAGATAGGAGGACAGACAGGAGAGATATTCTCTCTCTTTGGCTCTGTGATGACCTATTACCAAACTATCTCTGATGGTGTTACGGCTATCGGTAAGGCTGGTTCAAACGCTATGAAAGCTATTGAGTCGGCAAGCGTGATATTAGCTATCATAAGTGCAGCTATTCAGTTGATGCAGACCCTTAGCAGCGTTCTTCCTAACCAAGATGACTTATACGAGAAAGCAGCGCAGAAACAAGCGGAGATAAACAAACTCCGTGACTCTGTGAATGATTATCGTCTTGCAGTAATGAAAGCACGCCACGAGGAAAGTAATTGGTTTTCTGACAGTGGTCTGAAAGGTTTGCAAGATGCCTACGAAGAACATGGGCAAGTTGCTGAGTCTTATTATAAGAAACTCAACGAGGCGCAAGAGAAGTATATAGATAAATCTTCGGGTCTGAAAAAGGCTCTTGTTCCTATTGTGGCAGGTGTGGCGGCTATCGGTGCTGTTGCGGCAGGTGTTCTCACCGCTGGAGTTGGTACTGTTGCATTAGGTTCTCTTGGTTCAGCAATTATAGGAGCGTTATCAACATCGGCAGTAACGGCAACAGTAGCAACGGCAGCAGGTGCCGCAGTGGCTGGTCTTGCTGGTGCTATCGTTGGTAAGGCTATTGACTCCGCTGTGAGTTCAATTACTTACAAGAATGGGCAAGTAGCAGCAAAAGACAATCTCCGTATTCAGACACAACATAAGTCTTTTTGGCGAGGTCAGAAAACTGATGACCTCAAAGAATGGGTTAAAAAGCAGTATGGCAAAGACCTATTCGGTGAAGATGGCATGATTGATAAGGAACTCGCAAACGAGGTTCTGAAAACGTATGGTCACAAGCTGCAAGGCGAGACAAAGGAAACATTGGAGAAACTCGTAGAACTCAGAGAGAAATACGATGAGTTTAACAAGTCTATCCATGAATACGTGTCTAAGATGTACTCCCCTTTGGTGTCTGACATGACAGATGCCGTTTGGTCGTGGCTTAAAGACGGCAAAGATGCCCTTTCAGAGTTTAAGAATTCAGCATCAAAGACGTTTGCAGAGATTTCTAAGGATATGGTTAAGCAGCTTCTATTGAAGAATGTGTTTAGCAAGTATGAGGACAAACTATCCGACTTATACAAGAAGTATGCAATGAAGTCTATTAACGAGAGCGAACTCGGTGCGGCATCAGCAAACCTTGCAGGTGAGATAGTGGATAGTATGAATACTTATTTACCTGTAGCACAAAGTCTATTAAAGCAGCTACAAGAAGGGTTTGCGGCAAAAGGAATAGACATCACAAAGGAGGGAGACAGCTCGCAGACGGCAACCGCTAACGGAGTAACATCTATCACCTTTGAGCAGGCAAGTAATATCATTGCACTCACCACAGCAGGGAATATCTCACGTGACCAAATAAAGGACATTCTGACGGCTAAATTAAGTACGATGGACGCATCTATGCGAGGTGTTCAGATGATGGCAGCAGAGCAAAAGAATATTGCGGACGAACTGAGAACGATACAAGCGAACTCCTATCTTGAGTTGCAGGGTATCCACGATGACACATCTGCAATGAACAAAACACTGAAAATGTTAAGCAGTGACGTTTCAGACATAAAGAAGAAAATTAAAGATAATATGTAA